From Demequina lutea, a single genomic window includes:
- a CDS encoding ArnT family glycosyltransferase, which yields MPDVPAVPAVPPAEIIDERFSPSPRKRWERPALFVLLVVTGALYLWELSASGWANWFYAAAVQAGSVSWKAFLFGASDAGASITVDKPPASLWVMALSARVFGLNSWSMLVPQALMGVATVGLVYASVRRYFSAQAGLIAGAVLALTPVAALMFRFNNPDALLVLLLTGAVVATLRAVENGRTRWMVLAGVLVGLGFLTKQLQAVLVLPGIAAVYLIAAPVSLWRRLRDGLIAVVAMIVSAGWWVAIVELTPAANRPYVGSSTDNSFLNLTFGYNGLSRILGHSAPTTHTGTALGGAASENSGGHPGGAVSHFNAGLLRMFAGDFGGHIAWLIPAALLLGLAGLLIVGRAKRTDVRRAALLIWGATLLVTGLTFSLMNGMAHEYYTVALAPSIGALVGIGGWLVWTRRTERWAMPVLAAVSLVTTGWAFVVLGRSPEWNPWLPWVVLVVGLVAAAGLMLGRRLGTKVLRTGVVLAMVAALAGPTAWTVQTVVTPHEGGGVKTGPAVVGGTSRGPGAFHGLTGSDVVIALLLKDAASYTWVAATGSETAATYQLLTDKSVMPIGGFSGGDPSPTLAQFQAYVADGKIHYYIVGRSGSGGRGGKRVFASIETWVRHNFSAQTVDGVTMYDLTKPTG from the coding sequence GTGCCCGATGTGCCGGCGGTGCCGGCGGTGCCGCCCGCCGAGATCATCGACGAGAGGTTCAGCCCCTCTCCGAGGAAGCGCTGGGAGCGTCCGGCCCTTTTTGTTCTGCTGGTCGTGACCGGCGCGTTGTACCTGTGGGAATTGTCCGCGTCAGGCTGGGCCAACTGGTTCTACGCTGCCGCCGTGCAGGCCGGGTCGGTGAGTTGGAAGGCCTTCCTCTTCGGCGCATCGGACGCGGGGGCGTCGATCACTGTTGACAAACCTCCCGCGTCCTTGTGGGTCATGGCGCTGTCCGCTCGGGTGTTCGGGCTCAACTCCTGGTCGATGCTCGTGCCTCAAGCCCTGATGGGCGTGGCCACCGTCGGGCTCGTGTACGCCTCGGTGCGCCGCTACTTCAGCGCACAAGCCGGGCTCATCGCAGGTGCCGTGCTGGCCCTCACGCCGGTCGCGGCACTGATGTTCCGCTTCAACAACCCCGACGCGCTCCTCGTGCTACTGCTCACGGGCGCCGTCGTCGCGACCCTGCGAGCCGTCGAGAACGGACGCACCCGCTGGATGGTGCTCGCGGGCGTTCTCGTCGGGCTCGGTTTCCTCACCAAGCAACTTCAAGCCGTCCTCGTGCTTCCCGGGATCGCGGCCGTCTACCTCATCGCCGCGCCCGTGTCGCTATGGCGGCGCCTTCGCGACGGCCTCATCGCCGTCGTCGCGATGATCGTTTCCGCAGGTTGGTGGGTTGCGATTGTCGAACTCACCCCAGCCGCGAACCGTCCCTACGTCGGCAGCTCGACCGACAACTCCTTCCTCAACCTCACCTTCGGATACAACGGCCTCAGCCGCATCCTCGGCCACTCGGCGCCCACCACTCACACAGGTACCGCGCTCGGCGGGGCCGCCTCGGAAAACTCAGGTGGCCACCCAGGCGGCGCAGTGTCGCACTTCAACGCCGGCTTGCTGCGGATGTTCGCGGGTGACTTCGGCGGCCACATCGCGTGGCTCATCCCTGCCGCACTGCTCCTCGGACTCGCTGGCCTGCTGATCGTCGGGCGCGCGAAGCGCACCGACGTTCGCCGCGCCGCCCTGTTGATCTGGGGTGCGACGCTCCTGGTCACCGGCCTCACGTTCTCCCTAATGAACGGCATGGCCCACGAGTACTACACGGTCGCCCTCGCGCCATCGATCGGCGCCCTTGTTGGCATCGGCGGTTGGCTCGTGTGGACGCGTCGCACCGAGCGCTGGGCCATGCCCGTGCTCGCGGCGGTTTCTCTCGTCACGACCGGCTGGGCATTCGTGGTCCTGGGAAGGTCCCCTGAATGGAACCCCTGGTTGCCCTGGGTCGTGCTCGTGGTGGGTCTCGTCGCCGCGGCGGGCCTCATGTTGGGCCGACGCTTGGGAACGAAAGTTCTCCGCACGGGCGTCGTGCTCGCCATGGTCGCAGCCCTCGCGGGACCCACGGCCTGGACCGTGCAGACGGTCGTCACGCCCCACGAGGGCGGAGGAGTGAAAACCGGGCCCGCGGTCGTGGGCGGCACCTCGCGTGGTCCCGGCGCCTTCCACGGCTTGACTGGGAGCGACGTGGTGATCGCGCTCCTCTTGAAGGACGCGGCCTCCTACACGTGGGTCGCCGCCACAGGCTCGGAAACCGCTGCGACCTACCAATTGCTCACCGACAAGTCGGTCATGCCGATCGGCGGATTCAGCGGTGGTGACCCCTCCCCGACGCTGGCACAGTTCCAGGCGTATGTAGCGGATGGCAAGATCCATTACTACATCGTCGGCAGGTCCGGTTCTGGTGGCCGAGGCGGCAAACGGGTTTTCGCGTCAATCGAGACCTGGGTACGCCACAACTTCTCCGCACAGACCGTCGACGGTGTGACGATGTACGACCTCACCAAGCCGACCGGTTGA